One genomic region from Sulfurimonas sp. encodes:
- the recG gene encoding ATP-dependent DNA helicase RecG, with product MNLTKDIQTKFSKLKINSWCELSLMLPHSYEDLTLKNTIDMGKAQLIDASVESVFRSPNTIQITFYAHNLGHTINGVLFRPKPYMMHQFKVGERDYFYGVIDCKVGNCSMSMPRKISTIGSITPKYKSTLRSDVMLRLVQNNLTLELLKSEGLKEEVAQEILKLHFPTTMINLKELDKKSIDALKYLELFIYMKLLASKRRYFEPLVRVDATYDDWTSSLPFKLTKEQMLTIKDIKNDFAKDVASKRMIVGDVGSGKTMVILASAYMMRKSYSILMAPTTLLANQLFEEAQKYLPNMTTILVTNKTKKIDLSEYDFIIGTHALLYRELPSAGLVMVDEQHRFGTQQRNMLEKLVSSKEKKPHFLQFSATPIPRTQAMIETAHIDVSLITTTPFKKDITSEVIHKNDFSELLERIKKEIAKNNQVLLVYPLVEQSEVLEYQSIDEARGYWEKNFDDVYVTHGKDKHKEEVLLEFREKGSLLIATTVVEVGISLPRLSTVVIVGAERLGLSTLHQLRGRVSRTGLKGYCYLYTNQSSSDRLDEFVKTTSGFDIANLDLKFRKSGDLLRGSSQSGSQFKWIDLALDEDVVRAVKKDLI from the coding sequence ATGAACCTCACAAAAGATATTCAAACAAAATTTTCAAAACTAAAGATAAACTCTTGGTGTGAACTCTCTCTTATGCTTCCACATTCTTATGAAGACTTAACCTTAAAAAATACTATAGATATGGGGAAGGCTCAGCTTATAGATGCTAGTGTTGAGTCAGTTTTTCGCTCACCTAATACAATCCAAATAACTTTTTATGCACACAATCTAGGACATACTATAAATGGTGTTTTATTTCGTCCAAAACCTTATATGATGCATCAGTTTAAAGTTGGAGAAAGGGATTATTTTTATGGTGTTATCGACTGTAAAGTTGGTAACTGTAGTATGAGTATGCCAAGGAAAATCAGCACCATAGGCTCCATAACCCCAAAATATAAATCAACTCTTAGAAGTGATGTTATGCTTCGTTTAGTGCAAAATAACCTTACTTTAGAACTACTAAAATCAGAAGGTTTAAAAGAAGAAGTAGCACAAGAGATTTTAAAACTTCACTTTCCAACAACTATGATAAACTTAAAAGAGTTAGATAAAAAAAGTATAGATGCTTTAAAGTACTTAGAGCTTTTTATCTATATGAAGTTGTTAGCATCTAAGCGAAGATATTTTGAGCCTCTTGTAAGGGTAGATGCAACTTATGATGATTGGACTTCATCATTACCTTTTAAGTTAACCAAAGAGCAGATGCTAACCATAAAAGATATAAAAAATGATTTTGCCAAAGATGTCGCTTCAAAACGAATGATAGTTGGTGATGTTGGTAGTGGAAAAACTATGGTTATCTTAGCATCTGCATATATGATGAGAAAAAGTTATTCAATCTTAATGGCACCAACTACTTTGTTAGCAAATCAACTGTTTGAAGAAGCACAAAAGTACCTTCCAAATATGACTACTATTTTAGTAACCAATAAAACAAAAAAAATAGATTTAAGTGAGTATGATTTTATCATAGGAACTCACGCTCTTTTATATAGAGAATTGCCATCTGCTGGTTTGGTTATGGTAGATGAGCAGCATCGTTTTGGAACACAGCAAAGAAATATGTTAGAAAAACTTGTTAGTTCTAAAGAAAAAAAACCACACTTTTTACAGTTTAGTGCAACACCGATTCCAAGAACACAAGCGATGATTGAAACTGCGCATATAGATGTAAGTTTGATTACTACAACTCCTTTTAAAAAAGATATAACTAGTGAAGTGATTCATAAAAATGATTTTTCTGAGTTACTAGAACGAATAAAAAAAGAGATAGCTAAAAATAATCAAGTTCTTTTAGTTTATCCACTTGTTGAGCAAAGTGAAGTTTTAGAGTATCAAAGTATAGATGAAGCTCGTGGATATTGGGAAAAAAACTTTGATGATGTATATGTGACGCATGGAAAAGATAAACATAAAGAAGAAGTACTTTTAGAGTTTAGAGAAAAAGGAAGTTTACTTATAGCTACAACTGTTGTAGAAGTCGGTATATCACTTCCAAGGCTTTCTACGGTGGTAATTGTAGGTGCTGAGCGTTTAGGTTTATCAACCCTGCATCAACTTAGAGGTAGGGTGAGTAGAACAGGATTAAAAGGGTATTGTTATTTATATACAAATCAAAGTTCATCAGATAGGCTTGATGAATTTGTAAAAACTACTAGCGGTTTTGATATAGCAAATTTGGATTTAAAATTTAGAAAAAGTGGTGATTTGCTTAGAGGAAGTTCTCAAAGTGGAAGTCAGTTTAAGTGGATTGATTTAGCACTAGATGAAGATGTTGTACGAGCGGTAAAAAAGGACTTAATATAG
- a CDS encoding type II toxin-antitoxin system HipA family toxin produces the protein MKENNLKVFINKSPSGYLSYEDEKYIFNYNNQAKKLVSLTMPIRNESWVSKKLHPIFQMNMPEGALKDVIKNHFSKIQKMDDINFLKLIGPYMLGRVKFNTLLHTEENLTLDSILKNNKENLFEELMQKFAIRSGISGVQPKLLLSAHNKTTMKFEHYIVKSFEINYPELALNEYFCMKAVQNANLPTPDFHLSDDRSMFIMKRFDVKDDGSYFGFEDMCVLTARGTDEKYDGSYEECVRVIKDIIPPQKRKISIKIFFKAIIMNHLLQNGDGHLKNYGVVYNNDYQDATLAPIYDVITTTIYIKKDIPALKLSDAKLWFKEKTYRKFAFGSCGLSKNDYENILRECENAIKKTKKEIDDYKSKDKKVIDFLTSLKECWKDKF, from the coding sequence ATGAAAGAAAATAACTTAAAAGTTTTTATAAATAAATCTCCTAGCGGATACTTAAGTTATGAAGATGAAAAATACATTTTTAACTACAATAACCAAGCAAAAAAATTAGTATCATTAACCATGCCCATCCGTAATGAGAGTTGGGTGTCAAAAAAGCTTCATCCAATATTTCAAATGAACATGCCTGAAGGTGCATTAAAAGATGTCATCAAAAATCATTTTTCTAAAATACAAAAGATGGATGATATAAACTTTTTAAAACTAATCGGTCCATATATGCTAGGGCGTGTGAAGTTTAACACCCTACTTCATACAGAAGAAAATCTTACTCTAGATAGCATTTTGAAAAATAATAAAGAAAATCTATTTGAAGAATTAATGCAGAAGTTTGCAATACGCTCTGGTATATCAGGGGTACAACCAAAGCTACTTCTAAGTGCACATAACAAAACAACAATGAAATTTGAGCATTACATAGTCAAATCTTTTGAAATAAACTATCCAGAATTGGCTCTTAATGAATACTTTTGCATGAAAGCTGTACAAAATGCCAACTTGCCTACTCCAGATTTTCATTTAAGTGATGATAGAAGCATGTTTATTATGAAAAGATTTGATGTTAAAGATGATGGTAGTTACTTTGGCTTTGAAGATATGTGTGTCCTTACCGCAAGAGGCACTGATGAAAAATATGACGGGAGTTATGAAGAGTGTGTTAGAGTTATAAAAGATATTATCCCTCCACAAAAAAGAAAAATTTCTATTAAAATATTTTTTAAAGCCATAATCATGAATCATCTTTTACAAAATGGTGATGGACATTTAAAAAATTATGGTGTTGTTTATAACAATGATTACCAAGATGCCACACTTGCTCCAATATACGATGTTATAACAACAACTATCTATATAAAAAAAGATATACCTGCCCTTAAACTTAGCGATGCTAAGCTTTGGTTCAAAGAAAAAACATATAGAAAATTTGCTTTTGGAAGTTGTGGGCTATCTAAAAATGATTATGAAAATATACTACGCGAATGTGAAAATGCTATAAAAAAAACAAAAAAAGAGATAGATGATTATAAAAGTAAAGACAAAAAAGTTATAGATTTTTTAACTTCTTTAAAAGAATGCTGGAAAGATAAGTTTTAA
- a CDS encoding type II secretion system protein, translating to MNLKEKKVRTHLRKAFTMIELVFVIVIMAILAKFGVEFLAQAYNNFIFSKINNELQSNSASSVEFISSRLQHRIKESSIMRNTTAGYPGTPQSLQNSVSDVNATVLEWISADIAGFRGDTLPYWSGIIDLDDSNATTLVSKETNTTAINNLINSLSDGNSGINNSAIYFIGSSPMTTTPLQPETAWGYDVNITDQNHSMHPITLTGQINQFIPDSGAINFSGVGIWEYYKLAWTAYAVELRDYNNTSNTGTLTLWYDYQPWEGEVYNTHGRDSIIMENVSSFQFRSIGSLIKIQVCTKSLLTNEEYSICKEKTVF from the coding sequence ATGAATCTTAAAGAAAAAAAAGTAAGGACGCATCTTCGTAAAGCTTTCACAATGATTGAACTCGTATTTGTTATAGTTATCATGGCAATCTTAGCAAAATTTGGAGTAGAGTTTTTAGCTCAAGCATACAACAATTTTATTTTCTCTAAAATCAATAATGAATTACAATCTAATAGTGCTTCATCAGTTGAGTTTATTTCCTCAAGACTTCAACATCGAATCAAAGAGTCTAGCATCATGAGAAATACAACAGCTGGCTATCCTGGTACACCACAATCTCTTCAAAATAGTGTTAGTGATGTAAATGCTACAGTTCTTGAGTGGATAAGTGCCGATATAGCAGGCTTTAGAGGAGATACTCTACCTTACTGGAGTGGAATTATAGACCTAGATGATAGTAATGCAACTACATTAGTATCAAAAGAGACAAATACAACAGCAATCAATAATCTTATAAATAGCTTATCAGATGGCAACTCTGGGATAAATAATAGTGCAATTTATTTTATTGGCTCTTCTCCCATGACAACAACACCTTTACAACCTGAAACTGCTTGGGGATATGATGTAAACATAACAGACCAAAATCACAGTATGCATCCTATAACATTAACTGGACAAATAAATCAATTTATTCCAGATAGTGGTGCCATTAATTTTTCAGGAGTTGGTATTTGGGAGTATTATAAATTGGCATGGACTGCTTATGCTGTAGAACTTCGTGATTATAATAACACAAGTAATACTGGAACTTTAACTCTTTGGTATGACTATCAACCTTGGGAAGGTGAAGTTTACAATACTCATGGAAGAGATAGCATAATTATGGAAAATGTAAGTTCATTTCAATTTAGATCTATAGGTTCACTAATAAAAATACAAGTTTGTACAAAAAGCTTATTAACAAATGAGGAGTATTCAATATGCAAAGAAAAAACTGTTTTTTAA
- the hpf gene encoding ribosome hibernation-promoting factor, HPF/YfiA family, protein MNISLTGRQLELTEPIKTHMTTSIETLSKYNMDIISVNVVASAQTKKGKEHSSVEFVINLAHKNSIIIKQSDDDLYAAIDMATSRAQKAIRRMHDKDVGHRKVGLNEIKAENVNLKEEAEAGEDEIVPVELDLYKPREVEDVLTDLKDSNKMFEIFLDNEGKTRVLYKRNDGKFGLY, encoded by the coding sequence ATGAATATTTCCCTTACAGGAAGACAACTAGAACTAACTGAACCAATAAAAACTCACATGACAACTTCTATAGAAACACTTAGCAAGTACAATATGGATATTATCTCTGTAAATGTTGTAGCATCTGCTCAAACAAAAAAAGGTAAAGAACATTCAAGTGTTGAGTTTGTTATAAATCTTGCACATAAAAACTCTATTATTATAAAACAGAGTGATGATGATTTATATGCTGCTATTGATATGGCAACAAGTAGAGCACAAAAAGCTATTCGTCGTATGCATGACAAAGATGTTGGACATCGTAAAGTTGGCTTAAATGAAATCAAAGCTGAAAATGTAAACCTCAAAGAAGAAGCAGAGGCTGGTGAAGATGAAATCGTACCAGTTGAGCTTGACCTCTATAAACCTCGTGAAGTTGAAGATGTTTTAACAGACCTAAAAGATAGTAACAAAATGTTTGAAATCTTCTTAGATAACGAAGGTAAAACTCGTGTTCTTTACAAAAGAAACGATGGTAAATTTGGACTATATTAA
- a CDS encoding type II secretion system protein, producing MVNKNTHKLAFTMIELIFAIVIISISVMSLPMMTQITLKTIEDSLVQEAIFVSVAGLNEASTYRWDENSMDDELIDSDNARVVNTAIGGCTALGTPNRRVGHIHRRCLEDLSLRPDITGFHSDSLHEAAHGAQSVYIVGATTSAEGYKKLYNSTLTVTNGGTGAGAEFEDGTGNDPNMKEIIITVLDADDNVTVITRLKTYSANIGEVAYTLPRTY from the coding sequence GTGGTAAATAAAAACACTCACAAACTTGCCTTTACTATGATAGAGCTGATATTTGCTATTGTTATTATCTCTATATCGGTAATGTCACTGCCGATGATGACTCAAATTACTCTTAAAACAATTGAAGATAGTCTTGTTCAAGAGGCTATTTTTGTATCCGTTGCTGGTCTAAATGAAGCAAGCACATACAGGTGGGATGAAAATTCTATGGATGATGAGTTGATTGATTCAGATAATGCTAGAGTTGTAAATACCGCAATTGGTGGGTGTACAGCTCTTGGTACACCAAATAGAAGAGTTGGACATATCCATAGAAGATGCTTAGAAGATTTAAGTCTACGCCCTGATATAACTGGATTTCATAGTGATTCACTTCACGAAGCTGCACATGGAGCTCAATCAGTATATATAGTTGGTGCAACCACATCAGCAGAGGGTTACAAAAAACTTTACAATTCCACTTTAACTGTTACAAATGGAGGAACAGGAGCTGGTGCAGAGTTTGAAGATGGAACAGGTAATGACCCAAACATGAAAGAGATAATCATAACAGTTTTAGATGCTGATGACAATGTTACAGTTATCACTCGCTTAAAAACATATAGTGCAAACATTGGTGAAGTTGCATATACACTACCTAGGACTTACTAA
- a CDS encoding LamG domain-containing protein — translation MKTFNTKFSFLLLLALFFIPLSALELSNDTFNSSTDGYTGTGVSASAGGWLVITKDNTATKTYNFGTLYANRTVTLNIRYRTSGGWENSGGSQDYFNTLVNGTNVKSYSPLDGTYAESFTATTDATGKIILAFNPNTTGAGEQVELDYVQINIEILNAEYRFDECYYDGSSNEVTDSIGSIHGVSYNGTSLDSNELILCSSASFDGVDDSISMGSNFNDIFGTTNDKFSVSAWIKPSSDDNSTSIIITKDNFKLQILANNKLNLSVKASSNISVNSAVSVRDNSWHFITATYNGSASPSLKLYVDGVEYADDVNATGNLQDASSDDFLLANGSYSGLIDEIKIFNTTLTSTFVNKIFTYEKAGFTYLLKSRVCQSCVPSYCRINGLGEGFHIVDPDGGDDSNSYEIYCDRTSTKAPRDLIALPLKNHYNNFVFKDDLPSSNYYTEADNSRINEAANSFNFLQISISGSTIKVIPSSVAEGSSNQGYFSNINLIGTPFSIDWTNTTLSNCDNGKLRKGAWNQAVKINTLDYTNGRCKVEQMQLKLLTNYKYLTFSDIMGTTNGSITGAYNSEILEETCRQIFQKVPDDATHLPTLGGASNGYFWVDPDKGGRVIGDLITTKFRPFVAYCKYQEDIKQAWTFVMALDAKVTNSKNDIKTMSQVRTHPNIYHDTCSQLGLLFFVPNTKDTFQRTRTYLFDNKSEWINYTGTIREKYKIYTNTPSKEYYIQGEGYNEIWPYGPFGLYFPQSGNHYADGRSLSWSNNNNMTGRCMNSGIASGASTCTDYTNSLLTPDDGTMGIMGWRTTLRDMIENNPTDPSLSAISDGNQWWIADVGAGNYLTNQNDGTPEFSVTAPGIGGGGTSVHRAPYYEPNGNYTQDAWLNFISDSNGNVYHNDDNNAFYSYYDYLCMSWDNYLGVSRYGLTEGPFTIIDRPNPAIDTSSGYPITTPSDLNITTKILNEAKNFDILLLSQNRAEIVDDQNISAGIFLTKIEQSEINGLPVTNVTDLKYYGQIGTNNNFNLAGNPRGVIALDNALSLVTSVHKRVVFQFKYCSYNNFWNTCWNITGSGTNTKATCTTGYDALGNPNSPCQVAESNDFAIRPNNFAIGSLDGIQSGGKLIVKAQDSNISYLANDFTGNIAPDYNVSFNNLDTDVTLINLGLNCSTDDLSDTNQSAYSFSNGRDSHTYTLSDVGEYSFRLQEVDGQEFALVDKDDTPDIDRFITPNAINLLIKPHHFNITTPPTNINHNSATGYTYLSNDLTNMAVTLNFRATAQNHLNAPTLNYSKDCYASNVNIDFAYTIPSGTLTLPNPIGKIIYKDFITTGAIDVNSTASLLKGGLLIPPTQVFTTDHNGSADFQIKFNFERDVNATKNPFVVNVNDLNVSDQTTVLQIGTDASHIIDVNATMFYGRAQGPKRAITKICHVTGPCITSASPDANNPRLIYQVYSDNPPLVPAFNNNGTGDIRWFANSWHREGNNDGLIGPVSEDAGFVTNGLGRSGGVFNFEYYLQYNGITYPYLADMKNTPDSWLIYDENNASATSNKFQVNFSKAGAWSGKAENNTTTTTKAKGITNRRTMW, via the coding sequence ATGAAAACTTTTAATACAAAATTTTCTTTCCTGCTACTACTTGCTTTATTTTTTATTCCTCTCTCAGCGTTAGAATTGTCAAATGATACATTTAATAGTAGTACAGATGGTTATACTGGTACAGGTGTTTCAGCAAGTGCTGGAGGATGGTTAGTTATTACAAAGGATAATACAGCTACTAAAACTTATAATTTTGGGACTTTATATGCTAACCGAACTGTTACTTTAAATATAAGATATAGAACTTCTGGTGGCTGGGAGAATTCTGGAGGCAGTCAAGATTATTTTAACACACTTGTAAATGGCACTAATGTAAAAAGTTATTCTCCACTAGACGGAACATATGCAGAATCATTTACAGCAACTACAGATGCGACAGGTAAAATAATTTTAGCTTTTAATCCAAATACTACTGGTGCTGGTGAACAAGTAGAACTTGATTATGTTCAAATCAACATTGAAATACTAAATGCGGAATACCGTTTTGATGAATGTTATTATGATGGTTCGAGCAATGAAGTTACAGACTCCATAGGATCTATACATGGGGTAAGCTACAACGGCACATCATTAGACTCAAATGAATTAATTTTATGTTCTAGTGCTTCTTTTGATGGTGTTGATGATTCAATCTCTATGGGCAGTAATTTTAATGATATTTTTGGAACAACAAATGATAAGTTCAGTGTCAGTGCTTGGATAAAACCATCAAGTGATGACAATAGTACAAGTATCATTATTACAAAAGATAACTTTAAATTACAAATATTGGCGAATAATAAATTAAACCTTTCAGTTAAAGCTTCTTCAAATATCTCTGTTAACTCAGCGGTAAGTGTTAGAGATAACTCATGGCACTTCATAACTGCTACTTACAATGGATCAGCCTCACCATCACTAAAGCTATATGTTGATGGTGTTGAATATGCTGATGATGTTAATGCCACTGGTAATTTACAAGATGCTAGCAGCGATGATTTTCTTCTTGCTAATGGATCTTATTCTGGTCTCATTGACGAAATTAAAATCTTCAACACTACTCTTACCAGCACATTTGTAAACAAAATATTTACATATGAAAAAGCTGGATTTACTTATCTTCTAAAATCAAGAGTTTGCCAGTCATGTGTTCCGAGTTATTGTAGAATAAATGGACTTGGAGAAGGTTTTCATATAGTTGATCCTGATGGAGGAGATGACTCTAATTCTTATGAAATCTATTGTGATAGGACTAGTACTAAAGCACCTAGAGATTTAATTGCTCTACCTCTTAAGAATCACTATAATAACTTCGTATTTAAAGATGACTTACCTTCCTCTAACTACTATACTGAAGCGGATAATTCTAGAATAAATGAAGCAGCAAATTCATTTAATTTTTTACAGATATCTATATCTGGAAGCACAATTAAAGTAATACCAAGTTCAGTAGCAGAAGGTTCAAGTAATCAAGGATACTTTAGTAATATTAATCTTATAGGTACTCCATTTTCCATTGACTGGACTAATACAACTTTATCAAATTGTGATAATGGTAAACTTCGTAAAGGTGCATGGAATCAAGCTGTTAAAATAAATACACTTGATTATACAAACGGACGATGTAAAGTTGAACAAATGCAACTTAAACTACTAACAAACTATAAATATTTAACATTTTCAGATATTATGGGAACAACAAATGGATCAATTACTGGAGCTTATAATAGTGAAATTCTTGAAGAAACTTGCAGACAAATTTTTCAAAAGGTTCCAGATGACGCTACTCATCTGCCAACATTAGGTGGTGCCTCAAACGGTTATTTTTGGGTAGATCCAGACAAGGGTGGAAGAGTTATTGGGGATTTAATCACAACAAAATTTAGACCATTTGTAGCATATTGTAAATATCAAGAAGATATTAAACAAGCTTGGACATTTGTTATGGCTCTTGATGCAAAAGTAACTAATTCCAAAAATGATATAAAAACTATGTCACAAGTTCGCACACATCCAAATATATATCATGATACTTGTTCTCAACTTGGTCTTTTATTTTTTGTTCCAAATACAAAGGATACATTTCAAAGAACAAGAACATATTTATTTGATAATAAATCTGAATGGATAAACTATACAGGTACTATCCGTGAAAAATATAAAATATACACCAATACTCCATCAAAAGAATACTATATTCAGGGTGAAGGATATAATGAGATTTGGCCTTATGGACCATTTGGACTTTACTTTCCACAAAGTGGAAACCATTATGCTGATGGCAGATCACTTTCTTGGTCCAATAATAATAATATGACTGGAAGATGCATGAACTCTGGAATAGCTTCAGGCGCTTCTACTTGTACAGACTATACCAATAGTCTTCTTACTCCTGATGATGGAACTATGGGCATTATGGGATGGAGAACTACACTCCGAGATATGATAGAAAACAATCCAACTGACCCTTCTTTATCAGCTATATCAGATGGTAATCAATGGTGGATAGCTGATGTGGGTGCAGGTAACTACTTAACAAATCAAAATGATGGTACTCCAGAATTCAGTGTGACCGCTCCTGGTATTGGAGGGGGTGGAACAAGTGTACATAGAGCCCCTTACTATGAGCCAAATGGTAACTATACACAAGATGCTTGGCTTAACTTTATTTCTGATAGCAACGGTAATGTTTACCATAATGATGACAATAATGCATTCTACTCATATTATGATTATCTGTGTATGTCTTGGGATAATTACCTTGGAGTTAGTCGTTATGGACTTACAGAAGGTCCATTTACAATTATAGATCGTCCAAATCCTGCAATAGACACTAGCAGTGGCTATCCTATAACAACTCCAAGTGACTTAAATATAACTACAAAAATTCTTAATGAAGCAAAAAACTTTGATATTCTACTTCTAAGTCAAAACAGAGCAGAAATAGTAGATGATCAAAATATAAGTGCAGGAATTTTTCTGACAAAAATAGAACAATCAGAGATAAACGGACTTCCAGTCACTAATGTTACTGATTTAAAATATTATGGACAAATCGGAACTAATAATAATTTTAATCTTGCTGGAAATCCAAGAGGTGTTATAGCCCTTGACAATGCATTGTCATTAGTAACTAGCGTACACAAAAGGGTTGTATTTCAATTTAAATATTGCAGTTATAATAACTTTTGGAATACTTGCTGGAACATAACAGGTAGTGGAACAAATACAAAAGCGACATGTACTACTGGGTATGATGCACTTGGAAATCCCAATAGCCCATGTCAAGTAGCAGAATCGAATGATTTTGCGATTAGACCAAATAATTTTGCAATTGGAAGCTTAGATGGAATTCAGAGTGGGGGAAAGCTTATAGTTAAAGCTCAAGATTCAAATATAAGCTATCTTGCTAATGACTTTACTGGTAATATAGCTCCTGACTACAATGTGTCTTTTAATAATTTAGATACAGATGTAACTCTAATAAATCTTGGTTTAAATTGTAGTACTGATGACCTTAGTGATACAAATCAATCTGCTTATAGCTTTAGTAATGGGCGAGATTCTCATACTTATACTCTTAGTGATGTTGGTGAATATAGTTTTAGACTTCAAGAAGTAGATGGTCAAGAGTTTGCTTTAGTTGATAAAGATGATACTCCAGATATAGATAGATTTATAACTCCAAATGCTATTAACTTACTTATAAAACCTCATCATTTTAATATTACAACACCTCCAACTAATATAAATCATAATAGTGCAACAGGTTACACATACCTATCTAATGATTTAACAAATATGGCAGTTACTCTCAATTTTCGTGCAACTGCTCAAAACCATCTAAATGCTCCTACTCTCAATTACTCTAAAGATTGTTATGCAAGTAATGTAAATATTGATTTTGCCTATACCATTCCAAGTGGAACCTTAACTCTTCCAAATCCTATTGGCAAAATCATTTATAAAGACTTTATCACAACCGGTGCGATTGATGTAAACTCTACTGCAAGCCTTTTAAAAGGAGGTCTTCTTATTCCTCCAACTCAAGTTTTTACAACTGATCATAATGGAAGTGCAGACTTTCAAATAAAATTCAACTTTGAGAGAGATGTAAATGCTACAAAAAATCCTTTTGTTGTAAATGTGAATGATTTAAATGTTTCTGATCAAACAACAGTTTTACAAATTGGGACAGATGCTTCTCATATTATTGATGTAAATGCTACCATGTTTTATGGTCGTGCACAAGGTCCTAAAAGGGCTATAACTAAGATTTGTCATGTAACGGGTCCATGTATTACGAGTGCAAGCCCTGATGCGAATAACCCAAGACTTATATACCAAGTCTATAGTGATAACCCTCCTTTAGTACCTGCCTTTAATAATAATGGAACAGGCGATATAAGATGGTTCGCTAACTCATGGCATAGGGAAGGAAACAACGACGGACTTATTGGACCAGTTAGTGAAGATGCTGGATTTGTAACTAATGGTTTAGGCAGAAGTGGTGGTGTGTTTAATTTTGAGTATTATCTACAGTACAATGGAATAACTTACCCATATCTAGCAGACATGAAAAATACTCCAGATTCTTGGCTTATTTATGATGAAAATAATGCCTCAGCAACAAGTAATAAATTTCAAGTTAACTTTAGTAAAGCTGGTGCTTGGAGTGGTAAAGCTGAAAATAACACAACTACTACAACTAAAGCAAAAGGCATAACAAATAGGAGAACAATGTGGTAA